A portion of the Streptomyces sp. YPW6 genome contains these proteins:
- a CDS encoding alpha-2,8-polysialyltransferase family protein: MTVPDSVPAVPDSVPAVPDSVPAMPDSVPVEPAAVPDAPDPASASGPAPEPVPASASPSASPSARAPRRTQIFQVSTLYGAATLAAALDAGQFGRALDCHRILLVSNNAAVPETALRLEEMRGFGSLAARFDAVVDWNEAISPHHPSGWGPRSEETVLWQRAFRLAWDIAPDAPVDLAVESIQVNPARALAAIFSESAVHVYADGLMSYGPTRNRMPQSIACRIRRVLHLDLVTGLRPLLLAEAGVEPELVPDDAFRAVLSEIATAAEGDKGLAAAEAAAPTAMLLGQYLAALTILTPEEEEELHIRMLRGAARAGHTSILFKPHPTAPARYSRALDEAAAELGVRLTTLDSPLLAETLYERCAPTLVVGCFSTAMFTAAAYYGIPVARVGTRLVLDRITPYENSNRIPLTITDHLVPDLDRLHAPGGTDAPGGADASLAPGVPEGAGAPGARRAGDAGGGVPPLPRTAPDTLAPLVRTVGYCMQAKLNPGLRPEAEAWLREHLDSTTQHYFKRRRLQNLTLPGGGPRGAAVRLRRTVRRTRSTLGL, from the coding sequence ATGACCGTGCCCGACTCCGTACCCGCCGTGCCCGACTCCGTACCCGCCGTGCCCGACTCCGTACCCGCCATGCCCGATTCCGTACCGGTCGAGCCCGCAGCCGTACCCGACGCGCCTGACCCGGCGTCCGCGTCCGGCCCGGCGCCCGAGCCCGTACCCGCGTCCGCATCCCCCTCCGCATCCCCCTCCGCGCGTGCGCCCCGGCGGACCCAGATCTTCCAGGTCTCCACCCTGTACGGCGCGGCCACCCTCGCCGCCGCGCTCGACGCCGGGCAGTTCGGCCGGGCCCTCGACTGCCACCGCATCCTGCTGGTCTCCAACAACGCGGCCGTCCCCGAGACCGCCCTGCGCCTGGAGGAGATGCGCGGTTTCGGGTCCCTCGCCGCACGCTTCGACGCCGTCGTCGACTGGAACGAGGCCATCAGCCCGCACCACCCCAGCGGCTGGGGTCCCCGCTCCGAGGAGACCGTCCTGTGGCAGCGGGCCTTCCGCCTCGCCTGGGACATCGCCCCCGACGCCCCCGTCGACCTCGCCGTCGAGTCCATCCAGGTCAACCCGGCCCGCGCGCTCGCCGCGATCTTCTCCGAGAGCGCCGTCCACGTGTACGCCGACGGCCTGATGAGCTACGGCCCCACGCGCAACCGGATGCCCCAGTCCATCGCCTGCCGCATCCGGCGCGTCCTCCACCTCGACCTCGTCACCGGACTGCGCCCGCTTCTCCTCGCCGAGGCGGGCGTCGAACCCGAACTCGTCCCCGACGACGCCTTCCGCGCCGTCCTCTCCGAGATCGCCACCGCCGCCGAGGGCGACAAGGGGCTTGCCGCCGCCGAGGCCGCCGCCCCCACCGCGATGCTCCTGGGCCAGTACCTCGCCGCCCTCACCATCCTCACCCCGGAGGAGGAAGAGGAGCTGCACATCCGGATGCTGCGCGGGGCCGCCCGCGCCGGGCACACCTCCATCCTCTTCAAGCCGCACCCCACCGCCCCGGCCCGCTACTCCCGCGCCCTGGACGAGGCCGCCGCCGAACTCGGCGTACGGCTCACCACGCTGGACAGCCCGCTGCTCGCGGAGACGCTGTACGAGCGGTGCGCGCCGACCCTGGTCGTCGGCTGCTTCTCCACCGCGATGTTCACCGCCGCCGCGTACTACGGCATCCCCGTCGCCCGCGTCGGCACCCGGCTGGTCCTCGACCGGATCACCCCGTACGAGAACAGCAACCGCATCCCGCTGACGATCACCGACCACCTCGTGCCCGATCTGGACCGCCTGCACGCGCCGGGCGGTACGGACGCTCCGGGTGGTGCGGATGCGTCCCTCGCGCCGGGAGTTCCGGAGGGTGCGGGCGCCCCGGGCGCTCGGAGGGCCGGGGACGCCGGGGGCGGCGTCCCCCCCTTGCCGCGCACCGCGCCGGACACCCTCGCCCCGCTGGTGCGGACCGTCGGCTACTGCATGCAGGCCAAGCTCAACCCCGGGCTGCGCCCCGAGGCCGAGGCCTGGCTGCGGGAGCACCTCGACTCCACCACCCAGCACTACTTCAAACGCCGCCGCCTCCAGAACCTCACCCTCCCCGGCGGCGGCCCCCGGGGCGCGGCGGTCCGGCTGCGCCGCACCGTGCGGCGCACCCGCAGCACCCTGGGCCTCTGA
- a CDS encoding glycosyltransferase family 2 protein: protein MPKLSVVVPLHNVAAYAPTTLGSLARNADPDIEFLLVDDASTDGTQDIVDHWAERLPRARVIRHGTNAGIAAARNSGIDAAEGDYLTFLDGDDWYAPGHLVRLLRAAQDLDCDFARTDHVQSTGTTRVVRRAPAPLRDTLLDPRDGIGVPERETMVDYPFVWAGIYHRRLFADGAQRFATELRTAEDRLWVWQLHLRARSYAALGLYGIFYRRGVTTSLTQIKDARQLDFFASYDTLLDQLRADRDADTLLPKAVRTYCAMIAFHNEKADDYEPATARRLRAESTAALGRMPQDVLDRTLTMIDDKRGTLLSRLRTKQKAA from the coding sequence GTGCCGAAACTGTCCGTTGTCGTACCGCTCCACAATGTCGCGGCCTACGCCCCGACCACGTTGGGGAGCCTGGCCCGCAACGCGGACCCGGACATCGAGTTCCTGCTGGTCGATGACGCGTCCACCGACGGTACGCAGGACATCGTCGACCACTGGGCCGAGCGGCTGCCGCGCGCCCGGGTGATCAGACACGGTACGAACGCCGGTATCGCGGCCGCCCGCAACAGCGGCATCGACGCCGCCGAGGGCGACTACCTCACCTTCCTCGACGGCGACGACTGGTACGCCCCCGGCCATCTGGTCCGGCTGCTGCGCGCCGCCCAGGACCTCGACTGCGACTTCGCCCGCACCGACCACGTCCAGTCCACCGGCACCACCCGCGTCGTGCGGCGCGCCCCCGCCCCGCTCCGGGACACCCTGCTCGACCCCCGCGACGGCATCGGCGTGCCCGAGCGCGAGACCATGGTCGACTACCCGTTCGTCTGGGCCGGGATCTACCACCGGCGGCTCTTCGCGGACGGCGCCCAGCGCTTCGCCACCGAACTGCGCACCGCCGAGGACCGGCTGTGGGTCTGGCAGCTCCATCTGCGCGCCCGCTCCTACGCGGCGCTCGGGCTGTACGGCATCTTCTACCGGCGCGGGGTCACCACCTCCCTGACCCAGATCAAGGACGCCCGCCAGCTCGACTTCTTCGCCTCCTACGACACGCTGCTCGACCAGCTGCGCGCCGACCGCGACGCGGACACCCTGCTGCCGAAGGCCGTCCGCACCTACTGCGCGATGATCGCCTTCCACAACGAGAAGGCCGACGACTACGAGCCCGCCACCGCCCGGAGACTGCGCGCCGAGTCCACCGCCGCGCTGGGCCGGATGCCGCAGGACGTGCTCGACCGCACCCTCACGATGATCGACGACAAGCGCGGCACGCTGCTCAGCCGTCTGCGCACCAAGCAGAAGGCCGCCTGA
- the leuE gene encoding leucine efflux protein LeuE, producing the protein MLGVTDLPTYLAGLALIVLLPGPNSLYVLSVAARRGVRTGYKAAAGVWTGDTVLMTLAALGAASLLTTTPLLFAIVKYAGAAYLTWMAIGMLRAAAALWRERHRRTAELVATDGADAADGASGAADGSVERPYRRALVVSLINPKAILFLISFFVQFVDPGYAYPALSFLVLGTLLQLASFAYLSVLIFGGTRLAAVFRRRKRLSAGATSAAGALFLGFAAKLSLSSV; encoded by the coding sequence ATGCTGGGTGTCACCGATCTTCCGACCTATCTCGCCGGCCTGGCGCTGATCGTCCTTCTGCCGGGCCCGAACTCGCTCTACGTGCTCTCCGTCGCCGCCCGGCGCGGCGTACGCACCGGGTACAAAGCCGCCGCGGGCGTCTGGACCGGGGACACCGTCCTGATGACGCTCGCCGCGCTGGGCGCCGCGTCGCTGCTGACGACCACGCCCCTGCTCTTCGCGATCGTCAAGTACGCGGGCGCGGCCTATCTGACCTGGATGGCCATCGGGATGCTGCGGGCCGCCGCGGCCCTGTGGCGCGAGCGGCACCGGCGTACCGCCGAACTCGTGGCGACGGACGGGGCGGACGCGGCGGACGGGGCTTCCGGGGCGGCGGACGGCTCCGTGGAGCGGCCCTACCGCCGGGCGCTCGTGGTCAGCCTGATCAACCCGAAGGCGATCCTCTTCCTCATCTCCTTCTTCGTCCAGTTCGTCGACCCCGGCTACGCCTACCCGGCGCTGTCGTTCCTGGTGCTGGGCACCCTGCTCCAGCTCGCCAGCTTCGCCTACCTCTCGGTGCTGATCTTCGGAGGCACTCGGCTGGCCGCCGTCTTCCGCCGGCGCAAGCGGCTGTCGGCGGGGGCCACTTCGGCGGCCGGAGCCCTGTTCCTCGGGTTCGCCGCCAAGCTCTCGCTCAGCAGCGTGTAG
- a CDS encoding L,D-transpeptidase family protein, translating to MVDADSGWDGRGGSSTPGAGAGGTHGAGPFQGRSGTPALPDGRSAPAVPDRRSTPALPDHRSTPALPGRRSTPAVPDRRSTPALPGRRVAAASLVALAALATGCEPGTATGAQDAPPPVRATRAAAPTASPATEDAKPPTAPTPSPSAPTTPPAPTPTPARTTVRPAPEPSTAPPPRILMRTGSESDRVRELQARLRQIGHFGRNPTGYYGSVTAESVRSFQTKRSLPVTGSTDEVTWRRLLGMTRVPTAAELRPPTERPVAAPDERCLKGRVLCISKNSRTLAWMIDGTVVSAMDVRFGSEYTPTREGVFEVFWKSRDHVSTLYDTPMPYALFFSGGQAVHYSADFAANGYGGASHGCVNVRDKKKVAALFDQVRTGDKVVVYW from the coding sequence ATGGTGGACGCGGACAGCGGGTGGGACGGCCGGGGCGGGAGCAGCACGCCCGGTGCGGGGGCCGGGGGCACGCACGGAGCCGGACCGTTTCAGGGGCGCAGCGGCACCCCCGCACTGCCGGACGGTCGCAGCGCCCCAGCCGTACCGGACCGCCGCAGCACCCCCGCCCTACCGGACCATCGCAGCACCCCCGCCCTACCGGGCCGTCGCAGCACCCCAGCCGTACCGGACCGCCGCAGCACCCCCGCCCTGCCGGGCCGTCGCGTCGCCGCCGCGTCCCTCGTCGCGCTGGCCGCCCTCGCGACGGGGTGCGAACCGGGTACCGCCACCGGCGCGCAGGACGCACCACCCCCGGTGCGGGCCACCCGGGCCGCCGCGCCGACCGCCTCCCCCGCGACCGAGGACGCGAAGCCGCCCACCGCACCAACGCCCAGCCCGTCGGCACCCACCACTCCCCCGGCACCGACACCGACACCGGCCCGTACGACCGTCCGTCCGGCCCCGGAACCGAGCACCGCACCGCCGCCGCGCATCCTGATGCGGACCGGGTCCGAGAGCGACCGGGTCCGCGAACTCCAGGCCCGGCTGCGCCAGATCGGCCACTTCGGGCGCAACCCCACCGGCTACTACGGCTCCGTCACCGCCGAGTCCGTACGGTCCTTCCAGACCAAGCGGAGTCTGCCGGTCACCGGCTCCACCGACGAGGTGACCTGGCGACGGCTGCTCGGGATGACCCGGGTGCCGACGGCCGCCGAACTGCGCCCGCCGACCGAGCGGCCGGTGGCCGCGCCGGACGAGCGGTGTCTGAAGGGCCGGGTCCTGTGCATCAGCAAGAACAGCCGGACCCTGGCGTGGATGATCGACGGCACGGTCGTCTCGGCGATGGACGTGCGCTTCGGCTCGGAGTACACGCCCACCCGCGAGGGCGTGTTCGAGGTGTTCTGGAAGTCCCGGGACCATGTGTCGACGCTGTACGACACCCCGATGCCGTACGCCCTGTTCTTCAGCGGCGGCCAGGCGGTGCACTACTCCGCGGACTTCGCGGCCAACGGCTACGGCGGCGCCTCGCACGGCTGCGTCAACGTGCGCGACAAGAAGAAGGTGGCGGCGCTGTTCGACCAGGTGAGGACCGGAGACAAGGTCGTCGTCTACTGGTGA
- a CDS encoding RNA polymerase sigma factor yields MLGDDAELTAAVLAAQDGDEDAFRAVYRAVHPRLLGYIRTLVGEADAEDVASEAWLQIARDLDRFSGDADRFRGWAARIARNRSLDHLRMRSRRPAIGGDETELTTRAAESDTAGDAIEALDTDRTMSLIAQLPQDQAEAVVLRVVVGLDAKSAAQTLGKRPGAVRTAAHRGLKRLAELLAADGQLQAPRSGGDGVFGPDGAADPVPAQDGGIDAGGAAGLGAVPSQRPGRGGPAGPAVITPGVTHSRPWTQKDM; encoded by the coding sequence GTGCTGGGGGACGACGCGGAGCTGACTGCCGCGGTGCTCGCTGCACAGGACGGGGACGAGGACGCCTTCCGTGCTGTGTACCGCGCTGTGCACCCGCGGTTGCTGGGCTACATACGGACGCTGGTCGGGGAGGCGGACGCCGAGGACGTGGCGTCCGAGGCGTGGCTGCAGATCGCCCGCGACCTCGACCGGTTCAGCGGTGACGCCGACCGCTTCCGGGGCTGGGCCGCCCGGATCGCGCGCAACCGTTCGCTGGACCACCTGCGCATGCGCAGCCGCCGTCCCGCGATCGGCGGCGACGAGACCGAGCTGACCACGCGCGCCGCCGAGTCCGACACCGCGGGCGACGCCATCGAGGCCCTGGACACCGACCGCACCATGTCCCTCATCGCCCAGCTGCCGCAGGACCAGGCCGAGGCCGTCGTGCTGCGCGTGGTCGTCGGGCTCGACGCGAAGAGCGCCGCGCAGACCCTGGGCAAGCGGCCCGGCGCCGTCCGTACCGCCGCCCACCGCGGCCTGAAGCGGCTCGCCGAACTCCTCGCCGCCGACGGGCAGCTCCAGGCGCCCCGGTCCGGCGGCGACGGGGTGTTCGGCCCGGACGGCGCCGCGGACCCGGTCCCGGCACAGGACGGCGGGATCGACGCGGGCGGCGCCGCCGGGCTCGGGGCGGTGCCGTCCCAGCGGCCCGGCCGAGGCGGTCCGGCGGGACCCGCCGTGATCACTCCCGGTGTGACGCATTCGCGACCGTGGACGCAGAAGGACATGTGA